From a region of the Daphnia magna isolate NIES linkage group LG1, ASM2063170v1.1, whole genome shotgun sequence genome:
- the LOC116928650 gene encoding cleavage and polyadenylation specificity factor subunit 1 isoform X1, producing the protein MFSLFKQTYPATSVEHAIYCRFYGGQEKNLVIAGANVLRIFRLIPNTDEKMLKKEMSDGLPSKMKLECLASYNLFGKVMSIAAVSLPGSSQDTILMSFAHAKLSLIEYDPVTDNLKTLSLHNFEDEGIGSNHKIPEIRVDPEGRCAALLIFRNTLAILPFRKDSTHDSNVTLSSYIIKLTDLEERVDNVIDVQFLHGYYEPTLIILYEPVGTFPGRIAVRQDTCNMVAVSLNTQQRVHPIIWSLNSLPFDCSQLLPVPKPLGGALIMAVNSIIYVNQSVPPYGVSVNSIADHCTSFPLKTQEGSRITLDCARAAFLQYDRVVLSLKGGELYVLTLFADSMRSVRKFHLEKAAASVLTTCLCICDSYLFLGSRLGNSLLLAFQTKDYNQHPTSFAAKKPKMEQFSLLFDQELDHLDEEEIDNYLYGEDHESSDSKAISYQFEVCDSLLNIGPCGQMAVGEPASTCTEFDKRSPDPDVEIVTTSGYGKNGAICVLQRSIKPQVVTTFELPEVSDMFTVFASRNNEETLMHTYLLLSRPDSTMVLQTGQEINEMDQSGFNVTSPTILAANLGKNRFIVQVCPSSLRLLDAAATVVQELEMESDFLISSASVSDPYIALLAQNGRVSLVTFVEGSKLEMAFPVSSKNSPVVCLCLYRDISGLFSTTIPEMDLSESTKLNTESKSVSAKREMDDEEDYLYGDTNAEQNSHPVEEASHTKSSPQQKVTDYFREIKPTYWLSIIRQNGALEIFSLNGKFVLDTFRAGHVHLGHRLLVNAMFDEMSAVSSIRCNIVEMGIFGLGHLHRRPLLVMRTSDFGVLLYEAIPSLPAYESKQKNELKIRFRKLNHSLLLRETKTYVRKGGQSVVLEPYAWKTNQFKYFSNIAGYTGVFIGGPYPHWLFMTSRGELRLHPMSIDGPVKCFACFHNVNCSQGFIYLNRKDELRICLLPTLFNYDAPWPVRKVPLRCTPHYLIYHVETKTYILATSLAEPTNRIYRFNGDDKELSLEERDDRFPYPHVEKFAIQLISPVTWEAVPNTRMDLDDWEHVTCLKTVSLEYEGHASGLKDYLAVSTNYNYGEDIISRGRIFILDLIEVVPEPGQPLTKNKIKTLYAKDQKGPVAAISSVCGYLVAAIGQKIYLWQLKNDDLVGIAFIDTEIYIHQLLNIKSFILAADVYKSVSVLRFQEEYRTLCIVARDYQPLEVMAVDYYIDNTQLGFLVSDAEKNLILYMYQPEARESQGGHRLIRKADFHVGQVVSTMFRIKCKISDPTTEKRFPPLIEKRQMIGFGTLDGGLGYVLPIPEKTYRRLQMLHNVLHTTMTHAGGLNPKAYRAYQSKNKSLVNSTKSIVDGELVFSFLTLPFEDQLEVARKIGTKVEELIDDFIEIDRYTAHF; encoded by the exons atgttttctttgttcaAGCAAACGTATCCTGCAACTAGTGTGGAACATGCAATATATTGCCGTTTCTATGGCGgccaagaaaaaaacttgGTGATTGCCGGTGCTAATGTATTACGAATATTTCGACTCATTCCAAATACAGACGAAAAGatgttgaaaaaagaaatgtctgATGGTCTACCTTCTAAAATGAAATTAGAATGTTTAGCATCTTACAATCTCTTCGGGAAAGTCATGTCCATTGCAGCCGTCAGTCTTCCAGGATCATCTCAAGATACAATATTGATGAGCTTTGCTCATGCCAAACTAAGTCTCATTGAATATGATCCTGTCACTGATAATCTTAAAACATTATCACTTCATAACTTTGAAG ATGAAGGCATTGGAAGTAACCATAAAATACCAGAAATCCGAGTGGATCCTGAAGGGAGATGTGCAGCTTTGTTAATTTTTCGCAACACACTAGCTATTCTCCCGTTTCGGAAGGATTCTACTCATGATAGTAATGTCACTCTTTCATCCTACATTATCAAGCTTACAGATCTTGAAGAAAGAGTAGATAATGTAATTGATGTGCAATTTTTACATGGGTATTATGAGCCAACATTGATTATCCTCTATGAGCCTGTGGGAACATTCCCAGGACGAATAGCCGTTCGCCAGGATACTTGCAATATGGTGGCCGTGTCTTTAAACACTCAGCAGCGAGTCCATCCAATTATTTGGTCACTCAACAGTCTTCCATTTGATTGCTCTCAGTTATTGCCAGTCCCTAAGCCATTAGGTGGGGCATTAATCATGGCAGTAAATTCCATCATTTATGTTAATCAAAGCGTCCCTCCCTATGGGGTGTCTGTCAACAGCATCGCGGATCACTGCACCAGTTTCCCATTGA AAACGCAAGAAGGTTCAAGAATAACCCTAGACTGCGCCCGAGCTGCTTTCCTGCAGTATGATCGAGTGGTCCTTTCACTGAAAGGTGGTGAATTGTACGTGCTGACGTTATTTGCAGATAGTATGCGATCTGTCCGCAAATTTCACCTTGAGAAGGCTGCCGCCAGCGTCTTGACTACTTGTCTATGTATCTGCGATAGCTACCTGTTTCTCGGCTCACGGCTCGGCAATTCCCTACTCTTGGCTTTTCAGACTAAGGATTACAACCAACATCCCACTTCATTTGCCgccaaaaaaccaaaaatggaACAATTCAGCTTGCTCTTTGATCag GAGTTAGATCACTTAGATGAGGAGGAAATCGACAATTACCTTTACGGAGAAGACCACGAGTCGTCTGATAGTAAAGCAATTAGCTATCAGTTTGAAGTTTGTGACAGCCTCCTCAATATTGGACCTTGTGGACAG ATGGCAGTGGGAGAACCTGCATCAACATGCACGGAATTCGATAAAAGGAGTCCAGATCCAGACGTTGAAATCGTTACCACCTCGGGCTATGGGAAGAATGGAGCAATATGTGTTCTTCAACGTTCAATAAAACCGCAG GTGGTCACCACTTTTGAGCTCCCAGAAGTCAGCGACATGTTCACGGTCTTTGCATCGCGCAATAATGAAGAGACGCTCATGCATACTTATCTGCTACTTTCACGACCTGATTCTACAATG GTTTTACAAACTGGACAAGAAATTAATGAAATGGACCAATCAGGATTTAACGTGACAAGTCCTACTATATTGGCAGCAAATCTCGGGAAAAATAGATTCATTGTTCAAGTGTGCCCTTCAAGCCTACGTCTACTTGATGCAGCTGCTACAGTGGTTCAAGAATTAGAAATGGAATCAGACTTTCTTATTAGTTCGGCATCGGTTTCGGATCCCTACATTGCCTTACTAGCTCAAAATGGTCGAGTCAGCCTAGTCACATTCGTTGAAGGATCTAAACTGGAAATGGCTTTTCCTGTCTCCTCTAAG AATTCTCCAGTggtttgtttgtgtttgtaCCGTGACATCAGTGGTTTGTTCAGCACAACCATACCTGAGATGGATTTGTCGGAatcaacaaaattaaatacGGAAAGCAAGTCCGTAAGCGCCAAAAG AGAGATGGATGACGAAGAAGACTATCTGTACGGCGATACCAACGCTGAACAAAACAGCCACCCTGTAGAGGAAGCTTCTCACACAAAATCTTCTCCTCAACAGAA AGTAACTGATTACTTCCGAGAAATAAAACCCACCTACTGGCTTTCCATCATTCGGCAAAATGGGGCATTAGAAATCTTCTCGCTTAATGGAAAATTTGTGCTGGATACCTTTCGTGCCGGCCACGTTCACCTAGGTCATCGACTACTCGTCAATGCCATGTTCGACGAAATGTCTGCCGTATCCTCAATTCGTTGCAACATAGTCGAAATGGGTATCTTTGGTTTGGGACACCTCCATAGGCGACCATTATTGGTGATGAGGACTTCAGATTTTGGAGTTTTACTTTATGAAGCCATACCTTCATTACCAGCTTAcgaaagcaaacaaaaaaatgaacttaaAATTCGATTCAGGAAACTGAATCATAGTCTCCTTctgagagaaacaaaaacata TGTTCGAAAGGGTGGTCAGTCGGTGGTACTTGAACCCTACGCATGGAAAACTAATCAgttcaaatatttttcaaatattgctGGCTATACCGGg GTTTTTATTGGTGGCCCCTATCCACACTGGTTATTTATGACTTCACGTGGCGAGTTGCGTTTACATCCCATGAGTATCGATGGACCAGTAAAGTGCTTCGCGTGTTTCCATAATGTTAATTGTTCTCAAGGGTTTATCTACCTGAATCGCAAA GATGAATTAAGGATATGTCTTTTACCAACATTGTTTAATTACGACGCCCCTTGGCCCGTCCGTAAAGTGCCACTTCGTTGCACTCCACATTATCTGATTTATCatgttgaaacaaaaacgtaTATATTGGCCACTAGCCTAGCTGAACCCACAAATAGGATTTATag GTTTAACGGAGATGATAAAGAGTTAAGCCTAGAAGAACGAGATGACCGTTTTCCATACCCACATGTGGAAAAGTTTGCCATCCAGCTGATTTCACCCGTAACTTGGGAA GCAGTTCCGAACACCCGAATGGACTTAGATGACTGGGAGCACGTTACATGTCTGAAAACTGTTAGTCTAGAATACGAGGGTCACGCTTCCGGTTTGAAAGATTACCTGGCTGTCAGCACAAATTACAACTATGGAGAGGACATCATTAGCCGGGGTCGAATCTTCATTCTTGATTTGATCGAAGTTGTTCCAGAGCCCGGACAGCCGTTAACCAAGAACAAGATCAAGACACTCTATGCTAAAGACCAGAAAGGTCCTGTTGCTGCTATAAGCAGTGTTTGCGGTTACCTTGTGGCTGCAATCGGGCAAAAA atttatcTATGGCAGCTCAAAAATGATGATTTGGTTGGAATCGCTTTCATTGACACGGAGATCTACATTCACCAGCTGCTTAACATTAAAAGTTTCATCTTGGCAGCGGATGTATACAAGAGTGTGTCAGTTCTACGTTTTCAGGAAGAATACCGAACATTATGTATTGTAGCTCGCGATTATCAACCCCTCGAAGTCATGGCCGTTGACTACTACATCGATAACACACAGCTTGGCTTCTTAGTTAGCGATGccgaaaagaatttaattCTCTACATGTACCAACCAGAAGCCCGGGAGAGCCAAGGAGGACATCGTCTTATTCGAAAAGCAGATTTCCATGTCGGCCAAGTTGTCTCGACAATGTTCCGAATTAA GTGCAAGATCAGTGATCCAACAACAGAAAAACGTTTCCCTCCTCTTATCGAAAAAAGGCAGATGATAGGATTTGGAACTCTTGATGGCGGCTTAGGATACGTGTTACCTATCCCAGAGAAAACTTATCGCCGTCTGCAGATGTTACACAATGTGTTACATACTACCATGACTCACGCTGGAGGACTGAATCCTAAAGCCTATCGAGCTTATCAAAGCAAGAATAAGAGCTTAGTTAACAGTACAAAATCAATTGTTGATGGGGAACTTGTCTTCAGTTTCCTTACACTTCCATTTGAAGATCAGTTAGAAGTGGCAAGAAAAATCGGAACTAAAGTGGAAGAATTAATAGACGATTTCATTGAAATAGATCGCTACACGGCTCACTTTTGA
- the LOC116928650 gene encoding cleavage and polyadenylation specificity factor subunit 1 isoform X2 encodes MFSLFKQTYPATSVEHAIYCRFYGGQEKNLVIAGANVLRIFRLIPNTDEKMLKKEMSDGLPSKMKLECLASYNLFGKVMSIAAVSLPGSSQDTILMSFAHAKLSLIEYDPVTDNLKTLSLHNFEDEGIGSNHKIPEIRVDPEGRCAALLIFRNTLAILPFRKDSTHDSNVTLSSYIIKLTDLEERVDNVIDVQFLHGYYEPTLIILYEPVGTFPGRIAVRQDTCNMVAVSLNTQQRVHPIIWSLNSLPFDCSQLLPVPKPLGGALIMAVNSIIYVNQSVPPYGVSVNSIADHCTSFPLKTQEGSRITLDCARAAFLQYDRVVLSLKGGELYVLTLFADSMRSVRKFHLEKAAASVLTTCLCICDSYLFLGSRLGNSLLLAFQTKDYNQHPTSFAAKKPKMEQFSLLFDQELDHLDEEEIDNYLYGEDHESSDSKAISYQFEVCDSLLNIGPCGQMAVGEPASTCTEFDKRSPDPDVEIVTTSGYGKNGAICVLQRSIKPQVVTTFELPEVSDMFTVFASRNNEETLMHTYLLLSRPDSTMVLQTGQEINEMDQSGFNVTSPTILAANLGKNRFIVQVCPSSLRLLDAAATVVQELEMESDFLISSASVSDPYIALLAQNGRVSLVTFVEGSKLEMAFPVSSKNSPVVCLCLYRDISGLFSTTIPEMDLSESTKLNTESKSVSAKREMDDEEDYLYGDTNAEQNSHPVEEASHTKSSPQQKVTDYFREIKPTYWLSIIRQNGALEIFSLNGKFVLDTFRAGHVHLGHRLLVNAMFDEMSAVSSIRCNIVEMGIFGLGHLHRRPLLVMRTSDFGVLLYEAIPSLPAYESKQKNELKIRFRKLNHSLLLRETKTYVRKGGQSVVLEPYAWKTNQFKYFSNIAGYTGVFIGGPYPHWLFMTSRGELRLHPMSIDGPVKCFACFHNVNCSQGFIYLNRKDELRICLLPTLFNYDAPWPVRKVPLRCTPHYLIYHVETKTYILATSLAEPTNRIYRFNGDDKELSLEERDDRFPYPHVEKFAIQLISPVTWEAVPNTRMDLDDWEHVTCLKTVSLEYEGHASGLKDYLAVSTNYNYGEDIISRGRIFILDLIEVVPEPGQPLTKNKIKTLYAKDQKGPVAAISSVCGYLVAAIGQKQLLTHKF; translated from the exons atgttttctttgttcaAGCAAACGTATCCTGCAACTAGTGTGGAACATGCAATATATTGCCGTTTCTATGGCGgccaagaaaaaaacttgGTGATTGCCGGTGCTAATGTATTACGAATATTTCGACTCATTCCAAATACAGACGAAAAGatgttgaaaaaagaaatgtctgATGGTCTACCTTCTAAAATGAAATTAGAATGTTTAGCATCTTACAATCTCTTCGGGAAAGTCATGTCCATTGCAGCCGTCAGTCTTCCAGGATCATCTCAAGATACAATATTGATGAGCTTTGCTCATGCCAAACTAAGTCTCATTGAATATGATCCTGTCACTGATAATCTTAAAACATTATCACTTCATAACTTTGAAG ATGAAGGCATTGGAAGTAACCATAAAATACCAGAAATCCGAGTGGATCCTGAAGGGAGATGTGCAGCTTTGTTAATTTTTCGCAACACACTAGCTATTCTCCCGTTTCGGAAGGATTCTACTCATGATAGTAATGTCACTCTTTCATCCTACATTATCAAGCTTACAGATCTTGAAGAAAGAGTAGATAATGTAATTGATGTGCAATTTTTACATGGGTATTATGAGCCAACATTGATTATCCTCTATGAGCCTGTGGGAACATTCCCAGGACGAATAGCCGTTCGCCAGGATACTTGCAATATGGTGGCCGTGTCTTTAAACACTCAGCAGCGAGTCCATCCAATTATTTGGTCACTCAACAGTCTTCCATTTGATTGCTCTCAGTTATTGCCAGTCCCTAAGCCATTAGGTGGGGCATTAATCATGGCAGTAAATTCCATCATTTATGTTAATCAAAGCGTCCCTCCCTATGGGGTGTCTGTCAACAGCATCGCGGATCACTGCACCAGTTTCCCATTGA AAACGCAAGAAGGTTCAAGAATAACCCTAGACTGCGCCCGAGCTGCTTTCCTGCAGTATGATCGAGTGGTCCTTTCACTGAAAGGTGGTGAATTGTACGTGCTGACGTTATTTGCAGATAGTATGCGATCTGTCCGCAAATTTCACCTTGAGAAGGCTGCCGCCAGCGTCTTGACTACTTGTCTATGTATCTGCGATAGCTACCTGTTTCTCGGCTCACGGCTCGGCAATTCCCTACTCTTGGCTTTTCAGACTAAGGATTACAACCAACATCCCACTTCATTTGCCgccaaaaaaccaaaaatggaACAATTCAGCTTGCTCTTTGATCag GAGTTAGATCACTTAGATGAGGAGGAAATCGACAATTACCTTTACGGAGAAGACCACGAGTCGTCTGATAGTAAAGCAATTAGCTATCAGTTTGAAGTTTGTGACAGCCTCCTCAATATTGGACCTTGTGGACAG ATGGCAGTGGGAGAACCTGCATCAACATGCACGGAATTCGATAAAAGGAGTCCAGATCCAGACGTTGAAATCGTTACCACCTCGGGCTATGGGAAGAATGGAGCAATATGTGTTCTTCAACGTTCAATAAAACCGCAG GTGGTCACCACTTTTGAGCTCCCAGAAGTCAGCGACATGTTCACGGTCTTTGCATCGCGCAATAATGAAGAGACGCTCATGCATACTTATCTGCTACTTTCACGACCTGATTCTACAATG GTTTTACAAACTGGACAAGAAATTAATGAAATGGACCAATCAGGATTTAACGTGACAAGTCCTACTATATTGGCAGCAAATCTCGGGAAAAATAGATTCATTGTTCAAGTGTGCCCTTCAAGCCTACGTCTACTTGATGCAGCTGCTACAGTGGTTCAAGAATTAGAAATGGAATCAGACTTTCTTATTAGTTCGGCATCGGTTTCGGATCCCTACATTGCCTTACTAGCTCAAAATGGTCGAGTCAGCCTAGTCACATTCGTTGAAGGATCTAAACTGGAAATGGCTTTTCCTGTCTCCTCTAAG AATTCTCCAGTggtttgtttgtgtttgtaCCGTGACATCAGTGGTTTGTTCAGCACAACCATACCTGAGATGGATTTGTCGGAatcaacaaaattaaatacGGAAAGCAAGTCCGTAAGCGCCAAAAG AGAGATGGATGACGAAGAAGACTATCTGTACGGCGATACCAACGCTGAACAAAACAGCCACCCTGTAGAGGAAGCTTCTCACACAAAATCTTCTCCTCAACAGAA AGTAACTGATTACTTCCGAGAAATAAAACCCACCTACTGGCTTTCCATCATTCGGCAAAATGGGGCATTAGAAATCTTCTCGCTTAATGGAAAATTTGTGCTGGATACCTTTCGTGCCGGCCACGTTCACCTAGGTCATCGACTACTCGTCAATGCCATGTTCGACGAAATGTCTGCCGTATCCTCAATTCGTTGCAACATAGTCGAAATGGGTATCTTTGGTTTGGGACACCTCCATAGGCGACCATTATTGGTGATGAGGACTTCAGATTTTGGAGTTTTACTTTATGAAGCCATACCTTCATTACCAGCTTAcgaaagcaaacaaaaaaatgaacttaaAATTCGATTCAGGAAACTGAATCATAGTCTCCTTctgagagaaacaaaaacata TGTTCGAAAGGGTGGTCAGTCGGTGGTACTTGAACCCTACGCATGGAAAACTAATCAgttcaaatatttttcaaatattgctGGCTATACCGGg GTTTTTATTGGTGGCCCCTATCCACACTGGTTATTTATGACTTCACGTGGCGAGTTGCGTTTACATCCCATGAGTATCGATGGACCAGTAAAGTGCTTCGCGTGTTTCCATAATGTTAATTGTTCTCAAGGGTTTATCTACCTGAATCGCAAA GATGAATTAAGGATATGTCTTTTACCAACATTGTTTAATTACGACGCCCCTTGGCCCGTCCGTAAAGTGCCACTTCGTTGCACTCCACATTATCTGATTTATCatgttgaaacaaaaacgtaTATATTGGCCACTAGCCTAGCTGAACCCACAAATAGGATTTATag GTTTAACGGAGATGATAAAGAGTTAAGCCTAGAAGAACGAGATGACCGTTTTCCATACCCACATGTGGAAAAGTTTGCCATCCAGCTGATTTCACCCGTAACTTGGGAA GCAGTTCCGAACACCCGAATGGACTTAGATGACTGGGAGCACGTTACATGTCTGAAAACTGTTAGTCTAGAATACGAGGGTCACGCTTCCGGTTTGAAAGATTACCTGGCTGTCAGCACAAATTACAACTATGGAGAGGACATCATTAGCCGGGGTCGAATCTTCATTCTTGATTTGATCGAAGTTGTTCCAGAGCCCGGACAGCCGTTAACCAAGAACAAGATCAAGACACTCTATGCTAAAGACCAGAAAGGTCCTGTTGCTGCTATAAGCAGTGTTTGCGGTTACCTTGTGGCTGCAATCGGGCAAAAA CAACTTCTAACGcataaattctag
- the LOC116928796 gene encoding HAUS augmin-like complex subunit 4 yields the protein MASSFITPSQAERYPHFAQFLKNLFEHKICPNNFATKSQNDERREISREYQRTKKSYDAVKLIYDSVWDIIANPRVENDKFFKMLEKTFISSELHQSMRIIKEEKLKDDDNLHVFGIQFKQEPIDDDITLWAQEQLKNELIEKGVLLLGELGQDIQGNNSDLILAKISQLSSLVSSRMETLDNCKKIMEENDVLLKEQYTKYTTILLESLHIMENLLQEHMVDGENRRNIAKSESLEVQCDALYLKIKSLHLEILYETYTEQTVPALKKISKEVETKSEQIENEIRASQLRLNRYKSVGEEFNCLVKEYSKLREAIKQKRWTLDKLKSYSAN from the exons ATGGCAAGTTCTTTTATAACTCCTTCTCAAGCTGAAAGATACCCCCATTTTGCACAGTTcctaaaaaatttgtttgagCATAAAATATGCCCCAATAATTTTGCTACGAAGTCTCAAAATGACGAAAGACGAGAAATATCTCGGGAGtatcaaagaacaaaaaaaagttatgaTGCTGTAAAGCTCATCTATGACAGTGTTTGGGACATCATTGCTAATCCCAGAGTGGAAAACGATAAG ttttttaaaatgttggaAAAAACATTTATATCATCTGAATTGCATCAATCTATgagaataataaaagaagagaaattgAAGGATGATGACAATTTGCATGTCTTCGGAATTCAGTTCAAACAAGAACCAATAGATGATGACATAACACTATGGGCACAAGAACagttaaaaaatgaacttattGAAAAAGGAGTCTTGTTGCTAGGTGAACTAGGGCAAGATATTCAAG gaaacaacagtgatttgattttggcaaaaattaGCCAGCTTTCATCTCTGGTCAGTTCAAGAATGGAAACTTTGGACAATTGTAAGAAAATTATGGAAGAAAATGATGTGTTGTTGAAAGAGCAGTACACCAAGTACACTACAATTCTTCTTGAGAGCTTGCACATCATGGAAAATCTTCTTCAGGAGCACATGGTTGACGGTGAAAATCGACGGAATATTGCGAAAAGCGAGTCCCTCGAAGTTCAATGTGACGCTCTTTACCTCAAAATTAAATCGTTACACTTAGAAATTTTGTACGAAACGTACACTGAACAAACCGTTCCTGCTCTGAAGAAAATCTCTAAGGAAGTAGAAACAAAATCCGAACAAATTGAAAACGAAATCCGAGCTTCCCAGTTAAGGTTAAACCGCTACAAATCGGTTGGAGAGGAATTTAATTGCCTCGTTAAAGAATATAGTAAACTACGAGAagcaataaaacaaaaaagatggaCACTCGACAAACTAAAAAGCTATTCTGCCAACTGA
- the LOC116928003 gene encoding protein Wnt-9a yields MPMGRSLSTIGYCAFFPCPKDFCQCSNRKRMLASLLLTLLFSRHSVFAVSSSSSFGISAPAPLSVEALSLPEDVAGSARPSQRNVSEWQSPPNVANNANGVIAKQPNNQQQSADLCDQLHLTPRQKQMCVQGGDGLAGTLLEAIRMSVYTCQQQFEYERWNCTLNGFSRILTLKKAYKETAALYAFSAAGVAHAVARACAAGRLRKCHCAEADNEVETRQTWRWGGCGDNLAYGRSFAMKFLDSGSTAKVRPSGGGKSDSRPHTNPDSKLNKKNKSKSKDGLQAEMEAVSRVLRRWRRTITSNTALAHSSRMRKASSSMSAETGGGGNFVANGPHPINKSKAGGKKQKNESQRQRINRHNNAVGMKVVEQLVKRTCKCHGVSGSCSVKTCWNQLAVFSETAAVIKSKYDNAVQVNVEIRENSSHLKMESSTSSKNQESNRILPQSRAKKGTDQVDEAIAAAALARNGGSGSVNAADRVDRKEMIYQQKSPDFCVANPLGPGTVDRQCLRGENCDILCCGRGYNVHRLTVSAPCKCKLVLCCQVECQTCLVEKTIHTCK; encoded by the exons ATGCCAATGGGTCGCTCCTTGTCGACGATCGGCTATTGCGCATTTTTCCCGTGTCCGAAAGACTTCTGTCAGTGCTCCAACCGCAAGCGGATGCTGGCTTCATTGCTTCTCACTCTGCTCTTCTCCCGACATTCGGTTTTCGCTGTTTCGTCATCTTCGTCTTTTGG gATCAGCGCACCGGCACCCTTGTCGGTGGAAGCGCTCAGTTTGCCGGAAGATGTTGCTGGTTCGGCCCGGCCAAGTCAGCGGAACGTTAGCGAATGGCAGTCACCGCCAAACGTAGCGAATAATGCCAACGGAGTGATAGCTAAACAGCCAAATAATCAGCAGCAATCAGCCGATCTTTGCGATCAACTTCACTTAACGCCACGTCAAAAACAAATGTGTGTACAAGGAGGAGATGGTCTTGCGGGGACACTTTTAGAAG CCATCCGCATGTCCGTGTACACATGTCAGCAGCAATTCGAGTACGAACGATGGAACTGTACACTAAACGGCTTCTCGCGTATACTCACGCTAAAAAAAG CGTACAAGGAAACGGCGGCATTGTACGCGTTCTCGGCGGCTGGTGTCGCTCACGCAGTTGCACGCGCTTGTGCAGCCGGACGACTCCGCAAGTGCCATTGTGCCGAGGCTGACAACGAGGTCGAAACGCGTCAGACTTGGAGGTGGGGTGGTTGCGGCGATAATCTCGCTTACGGTCGGTCGTTCGCAATGAAATTTCTAGACTCTGGTTCGACGGCCAAAGTGCGGCCAAGTGGCGGCGGAAAATCGGACTCACGGCCCCACACCAATCCCGACAGCAAACtcaacaaaaagaataaa TCGAAATCTAAGGATGGCCTCCAAGCCGAGATGGAGGCAGTTTCACGAGTGCTGAGAAGATGGAGGCGCACCATTACCTCCAATACAGCTTTAGCGCATTCCAGTCGGATGAGAAAGGCGTCGTCGTCAATGTCTGCCGAAACGGGCGGTGGAGGTAATTTCGTCGCCAACGGTCCGCATCCCATAAACAAGAGCAAAGCTGGCGGCAAAAAGCAGAAGAATGAAAGTCAACGCCAACGTATCAATCGCCACAACAACGCTGTCGGCATGAAG GTGGTGGAGCAGCTGGTGAAACGAACGTGCAAATGCCACGGTGTCAGTGGCTCGTGTTCGGTAAAGACGTGCTGGAATCAATTGGCTGTTTTCAGCGAAACGGCAGCTGTCATCAAGAGCAAGTACGACAACGCCGTCCAGGTTAACGTCGAGATCCGCGAAAATTCGAGTCACTTGAAGATGGAGTCTTCAACTTCGTCCAAGAATCAGGAGAGCAATCGCATCCTTCCTCAGAGCCGGGCTAAAAAAGGAACGGATCAAGTGGATGAAGCGATTGCAGCCGCTGCACTGGCGAGAAACGGCGGCAGCGGATCGGTGAACGCGGCCGACCGAGTCGACCGGAAGGAGATGATCTATCAGCAGAAATCACCGGATTTCTGCGTGGCCAATCCGCTCGGTCCCGGAACGGTGGATCGCCAATGTTTGCGCGGCGAAAATTGCGATATCCTTTGCTGCGGACGCGGCTACAACGTGCACCGGTTAACCGTCTCAGCGCCGTGCAAATGTAAACTCGTCCTCTGCTGTCAAGTGGAATGTCAAACATGTTTAGTGGAGAAGACCATCCACACTTGCAAATGA